Below is a genomic region from Clostridia bacterium.
AGCAGGGCGTCCCGCGCCTGCAGGCACGCCAGCAGCGCGGACGGCCCCTCGGCGAGGCGCCCGCGGAAGGCGGCGACGCGCGCCACGTCCTCGTCCAGGCGTTGCAGGTCGGCTTCCCAGGCCTCGTCCGAGGCGTAGATGTGCGACAGGTCCCAGGTGAGCTCAACGGGGACTTCCGCGCGGGACAACCGCTTCTCCATTGCATCGTCCCTCCTCGACATATTTCGTGACACGAAAGACGTCGCGTGCATGGTTCGGGGGGCGTGGTCGAATTCCTTTTCGCAAACGGACGCACACGGGCGACGGCCATCGAGGCGTGCTCCGCAAGCGGAGCCGTCACGCGGCGGACGCGGCGCGGGACAGCGGGCGGGGTCCGCGGACCGTGGCTCTCGCTGCGGCCGCGAGGACGATCATGAACCCCCCGGCGACGGCGATGCCCGCGCCCGGGTGCCACGCGCGCAGCGCCTGGCCTGCGAGGAGCAGTCCGACCGCGCCCGCCGCGTGGATGATGAAGCGCTGCACCGCGAACACGCGTCCCAGGCTGGCGCCGGGCAGGGCCGCGCCCACGTACCCGTCGATGACGATGTGGGAGACCGGCCCGCCGACGCCCGCGAATGCGACCGCCGCGAGCGCCACCGGCAGGGACGGGGCCAGCCCCAGGCCCACGAAGCCCGCACCCATCACCGCGACGGCCAGGAGATAGGCCTTGAGCGGATGCCGTCCCCAGCCCAGGTTGCCTCCC
It encodes:
- a CDS encoding oligoendopeptidase F; the encoded protein is MEKRLSRAEVPVELTWDLSHIYASDEAWEADLQRLDEDVARVAAFRGRLAEGPSALLACLQARDALL